AGCGGAACCGGGTGGAGGCGTTGGCCAGGGTGAGCGAGACCGCCTCGACCTTCTCGACGGTGAACGGCACCGTCACCGTGGCCGAGCCGTCGGCGTCGAGCTCCACCTGCTCCGAGCGCCAGTCCCCGTCGACGGTGCGGACGACCAGCCAGGCGGTCGGGGTGGTCTTGGCGCGGGGGCCGTCCACGCTCACCCGCAGGCGGTAGGGGGCACCGGCGAACCCCTCGGAGGTCAGCGTGGCGTCGGGGACGAAGACGTACGACGCCGAGGCCATGTGGTCGATGCCGACCTCGTCGCTGCGGGCTGCCGAGCGGCGCCCGAAGGTCCACCTGGCCTCGGGGGCGGCGGCGGGCCAGTGCTGACCCTCGGGGTAGCTCTGCGAGGGGGTGAGGTTGCCGGCGGCGAAGGCCGCGAACCGCTTGGCGAAGCCACCCCGGCGGGACAGCACCTTCTCGACCGCCTTGGTGGAGTAGGTCGCGCCCCGGGCGGTGTTCCAGGTCCTGCGGACGATGCCGTCCCCGTAGCGGTCGGCCAGGTGCTCCCAGAAGGGCCAGTTGCCGTAGTGGGCGAAGCCCCCGCGCTCGAAGAGGTCCAGGGAGGTGTCGGGCTCACCGACCTGGCCGAAGGCGAGGTACTGCCGGTTGTCGTTGACCCCGTCGGCGAAGCGCTCCTCGACCCAGGTGGCCGTCGACTCCATGAACCAGCGGTCCTCGTAGTAGTCATAACCGAACTGGATCGCGTGGAAGAACTCGTGGGCGGCGGTGACGGCCAGGGTCTTGCCCGGCTTGCCGCCGTACTGGTCCTTGCTGAAGTCGTTGTCGAGCACGCAGTAGCCGCCCGCACGGCGGCGGTCCTTGCGCAGCACGAAGTCGGCCGAGCAGTAGCCGTAGAGCAGGTCGTCGCCCACGTCGGCGAGGTAGACGTCGAACTTGCCGTTGCCGCCGTTGCGCGAGCGCGGGAGCGAGCCGTCGCTGAGGGGCGCGTCGTAGCCGAGCCCGTCCACCTCGCGGGCCCAGACCTTCTTCATCACCGTCAGGGTCTTGTCGACCCACGCGCTGGTGGCGCGGTCGGCGGTGCTGGTGACGTAGTGGACGCAGAAGTGACCGCGGCAGCGCTTCTTCGAGCCGGTCGAGTAGCCGGTGCCCTCGGGGTCGGCGCGACCGTCGGTGGGGCGGGCGAGCAGGGCCTGCGCGGACGCCCGGTCCTCGGCGCCCAGCCGCGGCAGCGCGGCGCGCAGGTCACGCAGCACCAGCGTGGCCTCGCGGGAGGTATGGGCGCCGGGCCCGTCGGTGGAGCGGCGGGCGGCGGGGCCCTCACCGGTCGCGCCGGTGAGCAGCGCGCGGGCCTCGGCCAGCACCTGCTGGGCGGCCGTGGGCTGCTCCTCCGCGCTCGCGCCGGTCGTCACCGGGGGCGCCAAGGTGGCGACCAGCAGTGCCGTGGAGCAGGCGAGGGCGGCCAGCAGGCGCATGGGGGGACCTTCCGGGCGTGCCGAGGGGGTGAGGGGGGGAACACCCCCGACGGTACGTCAGAGTCAGCTCGCGCCGGAGATCTTCTCGATCAGGGCGGTGGTGGAGATCGCCGGCGTGCGCGGCAGGTAGACGACCTCGCACACGTCGCGGAACTCGTCGAAGCGGCCCGCCCAGTCATCGCCCATGACCAGCACGTCGGCGCCGTGCTCGAGGATGTAGTCGCGCTTCTGCTCCAGGCTCTCCTCGAGGAAGACCGCGTCCACGGGCTTCAGCGCGCCCACGATGGCCATCCGCTCGGCCTCGCTGAAGACCGGCTCGCGGCCCTTCTTGCGCAGGTTGAGCGCATCGGCCGACACGCCGACGACGAGCCGGTCGCCGAGCTCCGAGGCGCGCTGGATGACCTTGAGGTGCCCGACGTGGAAGACGTCGAAGGTGCCGAAGGTGATGACGGTGCGCGGGCTGGGCGCGGAGGTCGGCTCGGACATGGGCGGCAGTCTGTCAGGTGCGTGCGCCAGACTCTGCAGCGATGACCACCACCGCACCGCTGCCCGCGGGAGATCCCGCCGCCGACGTACGCCGCGCCCAGGCCCTGCGCCGGATGCGCGCCGTCGCCCTGGGCCTGCTGCTGCTGGCGGCCCTGGTCTTCGTCCTCACCCACGGCCGGGACGGGTTCTGGGGCTTCGTGAACGCCGGGGCGGAGGCGTCGATGGTCGGCGCGATCGCGGACTGGTTCGCGGTGACCGCGCTGTTCCGGCACCCGTTGGGGCTCCCGATCCCGCACACCGCGCTGATCCCCCGGCGCAAGGACGAGTTGGGGCGGGGGCTGGAGGAGTTCGTGGGGGAGAACTTCCTCTCCGAGCCCGTCGTCCGCGAGCGGGTGCTGGCGGCCCGGGTCTCGGCCCGCGTCGGGGACTGGCTGGTGGACCCCGAGAACTCCCGTCGCGTCGCCGAGGAGGCCGCCGAGGTCATCGGCGTGGCACTGTCGAAGGTGCGCGACGAGCACGTGCGCAGCCTCGTGGAGGACGCGCTCGTCCCGCGGTTCCGCGAGGAGCCGATCTCCCCGCTGCTGGGCAACCTGCTCGCCGAGGCCATGCGCGACGACCTGCACCACGGACTGGTCGACCTCGCGCTCGAGGAGCTGCACGGCTGGCTGGTCGACAACCCCGACACGGTGACCGACGTGATCGGGGAGCGGGCTCCGTGGTGGGCCCCTCCGTCCATCAACGACCGGGTCACCTCACGCATCCACCTCGAGCTCGTGCGCTGGGTCGCCGACATCCGCGACCAGCCGCGCCACCGGGCGCGCGCCGCCCTGGACTCCATGCTGCGCCAGCTGGCCGAGGACCTCCAGCACGACGAGGCGACCCGCGCCCGCACCGAGGGGCTCAAGGAGCGGCTGCTCGACCGCCCCCAGGTGATCGCGACCGCGGTCTCGCTGTGGGAGGCGCTGCGCCGGGCGCTCACCGCGTCCCTCGACGACCCCGAGGGTGCCGTGCGGCTGCGGATGCGCACCGAGCTGGAGCGCTTCGCCGCCCGGCTCGTGGGGGAGCCGGCGCTGCGCGAGCGGATCGACGGGCTCGCCGCCGACGCGGTCGCCTTCGCCGTCGAGCGCTACGGCAGCGAGCTGACGCAGGTCATCACCCACACCATCGAGCGCTGGGACGGCAAGGAGGCCGCCGAGCGCATCGAGCTGCACGTCGGCCGCGACCTGCAGTTCATCCGGATCAACGGCACCATCGTCGGCGGGCTCGTCGGGGTCCTCATCCACACCGTGGTGGTGCTGCTGTAGAGCTGGGCGAGTCGGTTGTCGTGCACCTCACCGGGTCTCGACACGCCGGTCACGGCTTCGCAAGCTCAGCCGTGCGGCTTGCTCGACCACCAGCGTGACGCCGGCTCCGCCGTCGTCACCAGGGCAGGTCGTCGTACGCCGACTCGTCGGAGACCCGGGAGGCCTGACCGCCCAGCGCCACGACGTCGCCCTTGACCAGCTGGCGGCCCCGCCGCGTCTCGACCTCTCCGTTGACCAGCACCCAACCC
This genomic window from Nocardioides marinus contains:
- a CDS encoding MXAN_6640 family putative metalloprotease; protein product: MRLLAALACSTALLVATLAPPVTTGASAEEQPTAAQQVLAEARALLTGATGEGPAARRSTDGPGAHTSREATLVLRDLRAALPRLGAEDRASAQALLARPTDGRADPEGTGYSTGSKKRCRGHFCVHYVTSTADRATSAWVDKTLTVMKKVWAREVDGLGYDAPLSDGSLPRSRNGGNGKFDVYLADVGDDLLYGYCSADFVLRKDRRRAGGYCVLDNDFSKDQYGGKPGKTLAVTAAHEFFHAIQFGYDYYEDRWFMESTATWVEERFADGVNDNRQYLAFGQVGEPDTSLDLFERGGFAHYGNWPFWEHLADRYGDGIVRRTWNTARGATYSTKAVEKVLSRRGGFAKRFAAFAAGNLTPSQSYPEGQHWPAAAPEARWTFGRRSAARSDEVGIDHMASASYVFVPDATLTSEGFAGAPYRLRVSVDGPRAKTTPTAWLVVRTVDGDWRSEQVELDADGSATVTVPFTVEKVEAVSLTLANASTRFRCDKDTPDWSCFGIPRDQDEQFALTAEVYER
- a CDS encoding adenylyltransferase/cytidyltransferase family protein; protein product: MSEPTSAPSPRTVITFGTFDVFHVGHLKVIQRASELGDRLVVGVSADALNLRKKGREPVFSEAERMAIVGALKPVDAVFLEESLEQKRDYILEHGADVLVMGDDWAGRFDEFRDVCEVVYLPRTPAISTTALIEKISGAS
- a CDS encoding DUF445 domain-containing protein; translated protein: MTTTAPLPAGDPAADVRRAQALRRMRAVALGLLLLAALVFVLTHGRDGFWGFVNAGAEASMVGAIADWFAVTALFRHPLGLPIPHTALIPRRKDELGRGLEEFVGENFLSEPVVRERVLAARVSARVGDWLVDPENSRRVAEEAAEVIGVALSKVRDEHVRSLVEDALVPRFREEPISPLLGNLLAEAMRDDLHHGLVDLALEELHGWLVDNPDTVTDVIGERAPWWAPPSINDRVTSRIHLELVRWVADIRDQPRHRARAALDSMLRQLAEDLQHDEATRARTEGLKERLLDRPQVIATAVSLWEALRRALTASLDDPEGAVRLRMRTELERFAARLVGEPALRERIDGLAADAVAFAVERYGSELTQVITHTIERWDGKEAAERIELHVGRDLQFIRINGTIVGGLVGVLIHTVVVLL